The following are from one region of the Paenalkalicoccus suaedae genome:
- a CDS encoding HTH-type transcriptional regulator Hpr yields the protein MDQHPMHSIKQSLMFSHKIAQLSKALWKSIEKDWQAWIKPYDLNINEHHILWIAHHLEGASISDIAKFGVMHVSTAFNFSKKLEERGYLSFSKKDNDKRNTYVFLTEKGEELLLETFKTYSPSTYGVYGGSLPIKNLYGKFPEFSELMSIVKHVYGPDFIDIFEKSLSKFDEEFTEEDGKIVAVAKDSPSVDVTHS from the coding sequence ATGGATCAGCATCCAATGCACTCTATCAAACAATCTCTTATGTTTAGTCATAAAATCGCCCAGCTCAGCAAAGCTTTATGGAAATCGATTGAAAAAGATTGGCAGGCCTGGATCAAGCCCTATGACTTAAACATAAACGAACACCACATTCTTTGGATCGCCCATCACTTAGAAGGAGCATCTATCTCGGATATCGCTAAATTTGGCGTGATGCACGTGTCCACGGCCTTTAACTTCTCAAAAAAACTGGAGGAGCGCGGATATTTATCTTTCTCAAAAAAAGATAACGATAAGCGTAACACGTATGTCTTTTTAACGGAGAAAGGAGAAGAGCTTCTACTTGAGACATTTAAGACGTATAGCCCTTCTACGTATGGCGTTTACGGTGGTTCTCTCCCCATTAAAAATCTTTACGGTAAATTCCCTGAATTCTCGGAATTGATGAGTATCGTTAAGCACGTGTACGGTCCTGATTTTATTGATATTTTTGAAAAGTCTCTTTCAAAATTTGACGAAGAGTTCACCGAGGAAGACGGTAAAATTGTTGCTGTCGCGAAAGATAGTCCTTCTGTCGACGTCACGCACTCTTAA
- a CDS encoding DUF3267 domain-containing protein, protein MNCVKSVSIEQEIGKGRMWFLSIAMTLAYFMIFYTVFSTFVVNAPMIDHGFFVLTVALLLTLPLHSFLHCLPIWLVGKKATFGLKRNHWPYFCYSTRQPLSKQISLIATISPALFITAGSILAAIMFPQYLHYISMVSALNFGLCLHDFFTFKQISSAPSESVIEENQRGFYVLIKGQE, encoded by the coding sequence ATGAACTGTGTCAAATCAGTCTCCATTGAACAGGAAATTGGAAAAGGACGTATGTGGTTTTTATCGATTGCGATGACTCTTGCATACTTTATGATATTCTATACTGTGTTTTCTACGTTTGTCGTGAATGCACCAATGATCGATCATGGATTTTTTGTTTTAACTGTGGCGTTACTATTAACGCTACCATTGCACTCCTTCTTACACTGCCTACCAATCTGGCTAGTAGGAAAGAAAGCTACATTTGGATTAAAGCGAAATCATTGGCCGTACTTTTGCTATTCAACAAGACAGCCATTATCTAAGCAGATTAGCCTAATTGCTACTATCTCGCCAGCGCTATTTATTACAGCTGGATCCATTTTAGCAGCGATCATGTTCCCGCAGTACTTGCATTACATCTCCATGGTATCTGCGTTAAACTTCGGTCTATGTTTACATGACTTTTTTACGTTTAAGCAAATTAGTTCTGCCCCAAGTGAATCTGTCATTGAAGAAAACCAAAGAGGTTTTTACGTATTAATAAAAGGTCAAGAATAA